The Drosophila sechellia strain sech25 chromosome 2L, ASM438219v1, whole genome shotgun sequence region TGATAAGGACACTCTGTGATAATGGATGGGTGTTTCCGGCGGTTCTCATTCAAAACAGATCTATTTCTAACTGTTGCCAAGTTAGGGTAAAGGATTCTCGactattattaatttaatagacaattaataaaaaaaaaaaaaccaaaacttgATGCACAAGTGTATGATAACCCTATATTCACAGGTTTTTGATATCAAGAACTACAAGtgcttacaaataaaatagTTTACAATTGTTGTTTAAGTATTAAGAAATGTGTGAAAGTGATTATAATAGTGTtggaaaaactttaaaaacttgtgtgttattttcataaaaatgttgtttgcacttttttttACCAAAATTCTAATAATTACTAAAAAGTTAGTTGTCATAGAAGATAAGATTAAatctatcaacttttgattttGAAGCCAACTCTAGTACAAATCTGtaaattataatttgtttgttaATATATATAGCTTTTGCTTAGCATTTCTAAACTATCTAATCGTTTTAAAACTTACATTGATTTATCTGGTTTCATTAAATGATTCAGTTCAGTGTATTTCATATTCTAAAAAAactgttaaataaaattttattacttaaattaaGGAAAATTTTATTCATTATAATCAACTCAAACAAAATGGAGATTTTAGCCACATGCGTAGACCCTTTAATTTTATCGAAGGTAGGTCTAGAAATTCacgggatcagattaatttccacagcagccgttatgccgacaggcttatggcccacccgaaccgactagcaactatcctagctgatcccatctccctccgaagactgaagagggtacaccccagcgatctccttacccggaggataatataacatattacattttaagtaattgataactagactaaatttttctttcttttgtactttataattaagataccaattGGTCTCATATATCTTTATaacacattaggttatgtacagaggaattactgaacgattccttttgaaaccttaataaatagaattaggaAATGCAAAAATTAAAGGTctagaaaataaacaaatcccTCCAAATCAATTGATAGAAAACTGAGATAGTAAGAGAAATAAACTTTACTGgcaccaaaaacaaaagaaatacgAAATTCTTTATAACACTACTTATCTCtctgatttaatttaaatatgagGCTAAAAATGTATTCAtaagtaataataattccGAAAACATATCATTCGTATTCTATGAAAACTAGATATCGAAAAATCAATCTAGACCTTACAAAATCAGGTATCTTGATCCTTTAGATAATCCATTTTAGTTTCCCCATTCCTCAGATTTGAATAAACGAATTGAAAAACAATTATCTGTTAAATGCAAAAGGGTTTATTTCAAAAACGAAATTAGTAGGAGATGCCGGTGTGGTCGCGGATCCAGTCCAGGTAGCTGGTGACGCGGGTGAAGCCATCGGGCAGGCCCGAGGTGCAACCGTTGGCGGCCACAAAGGAGGTGACACCGACCAGCTTGGAGCCGTCGTGGAGGACCAGTGGGCCGCCAGAGTCGCCGGCGCAGGTGGACTTGCCGCCGGGGGTGGAGGTGCAGATGACGTTGTCGGTGACCACATCGGTTCCGTAGACGCTGGAGCACTCGTCGCGGGTGATGATCTGGGAGTCCACGCAGTTCAGGTAGTCGGAGACGCCACAGTTGTCGCAAGGCCTGCCCCATCCGGAGGCCAGAGCCCACCAGCCAGCGAAGTTGTTGTAGCGCTCGTTGCCATTGGGCAGCTCCACCTTGTTGACCAGGTGCCAGAAGTCCACGTGCGGGGTGTTGATCAGCGAGATGTCGTTGTTCAGGTTGTTGGTGTTGTAGTTCGAGTGCTGACGGAAGTTGCCGCTGCCCACGGTGTGGGTGTACTGAGCCTGGAGGCGCCACAGGGCACCGTAGTAGATGGTGACGGAGCTAGCTCCATGGGTGCAGTGGGCAGCCGTGATCACCCAGGTGTTGCCGATGATCGAGCCACCGCACCACcagccgccgctgccgctgctgaaGCCCAGACCCACGATGTAGGGCACCTTGCCCTCGTGGGCGGGATAGCCGTTGGTGATGCGACCCTCGATCGAGCCGGGTCCGGATCCCAGGACGGCGTCCTTCAGGGGCACCGGCTTCACCTTCTCGGGCTGGGCGGCGGCGCAGGCAATGGCCACGGCCAGGACAGTTAGGAACAGCTTCATGTTGATCACTTGAGTACAACTGGATACTCCGCCGTCGGGCAGTGATTTATATACCCATCGCATTCGACGTAGTCATATCGCTGGAGATCTTCCCCACTCGCTACTCTAAAGTTCAAACCACTCAGGTCGGGCTAAtcttatcaaattaatttcgcACGCCTCCAAAATGCGGCACTATCATTACAGGGTACTCCAATGATCTACCCATCGCACACTTTCCGGCTCATGACTTGCCACTCATTCATTAGGAGATTGCCCGGCTCTATCAACTTGGACGTGCGGCCACTCGGAGCTAATCTGAAGATAGGTGCCGATAAGCCCCCATTCATGCCCAGAACCACAACTCAATGGCGCACTCGAACAGGAGCACACAGAGATTAGGCAATAAGTCCTGTGATCATTCAAAAGTAGTATTACTTAACGTTTGAAAGTGCGCGATACATTGTTTAGGTTTTAATATTAACTGCATTCCCATTAACGTTATtgatattaaaatttaaaacaatataCTAAAAATTTACAAGTAAAAAGTAATTTACAAGTAAAAGaaagttgtattattttttagaACTATATTCCATATATTTTATCTATGCATTACTTAGTTTTTGGGATTTGTTATTAAAGGAATGCTTTGGAAATATTATCTTttgtgaatatatatattatttcatTATCTGATGAATAGTATAGACCACAGTTGATAGTATTCCTACTTATGTCTATCATGGCTACATATATAGGGTTTAATCATGTTTTCCAGTTAATAAGTGTTCGATTGCCAAGAAACAATACCATTTCTCAGCCATTCATCGCTTCTTATCTATAATCACATTTATTATATTAGATTCTGATTCTTCATGACTAGACTTTTGaaacttaaaaatatcaatgtgatattttaatataataaaaccaGAAACATAAAGACGTCAAATTATTTGTTATGCATTTcgtttatttaaaaataagaataattaAACTTAGTAGTAAGCAACGCCGGAGTTGTCGCGGATCCAGTCCAGCTGGTTGGTAACACGGGTGAATCCGGAGGGCAGGCCAGCGGTGCAACCGTTGCCGGAAACCCAGGAGGTGACACCCACCAGGCGGCCACCGTCGTGGAGAACCAGGGGGGCCACCGGAGTCACCGGAGCAGGTGGACTTTCCGCCGGAAGTGGACACGCAGAGGATGCCATCGGGCTGGTTGCCGTAGGTGCGGGAGCATTCCGAGTTGCTGACGATCTGCAGGTCGACGCACTCCATCCAGTCGGGCTGGGATCCGGCGGTGGTCAGTCCCCAACCGCAGGCGACGGCCCACCAGTTGTCGTACATGTTGTAGCGATCGTTGAAGCTGGGCAGCTCCACCTTGTTAACCATGTGCCAGAAGTCCACGTGGGGGGTGTGGATCAGGGCGATGTCGTTGCCGTTCTGGTTGGGCCAGTTGTGGTTCTGGATGAAGTTGCCGCTGCCGATGGTGTGGGTGAACTGGGCGTTGGTGCGCCATGTGGCTCCGTAGTAGACGGTCACCTGGGATGCGCCGTTGGTGCAGTGAGCAGCAGTCAGGACCCAATCGTGGGCGATGATGGAACCACCGCACCACCAGCCGCCGTTGCCGCTGAAGCCCAGATCCACGGTGTGGGAGCCTTGCCCTCGGTGGCTGGATATCCGTTCACAATGCGGCCATTGATCTTGGTGTCCTTGGGCAGGTCCTTGGGGTGAACCTGCTGGACAGTCTCGGCGGAGACAGCGGCCAAAGCCAGAGCCAGAACAACGAACACTTTCACTCGTGGTCTACGCCAGACTTCCATCCATTTTTATTGCGCCCCTTATCGCTGCCTGGAGTAGCCCCCACTCGGCGTTATTCTATCTCTAAGAATTTCGCCCGCTGATACCAATGGAAATTAATTGATACCACGTCTAAGAACATCTTGATAGGCAAAAAAATGATAACACGCTTTTGGGAAAAATTCAAGGCTGATTATCTTACACTTACAACCGACATAGGCAATATAAGAAAACAgaaatgattttaatttaaggaTTAAGTAACTTACATCAACGTATACATGAAgtatgtaaaatgtaaaaagaatTTAAACTAGGCGCCAAATGTAAGATGTAAGGATTGAAACATGGCTCACCTGGTCACACAGAGCCATGcatttattgtttatatatTCCGCCAAATTTCATCAATTGATGTCGCAGCATGTCCACTTGCAGTTCATCCGAGATAGCGGAGAAGAAGCGCATTGCGTTGGCCAAGCTGCAGGCCAAGAAGTCCCAGCTGCTGGCCAGCGCATCCGCAACCAATGGAAAATCAACAACGTCTGCTATAGGTGCGACGCAACATGCGAGTGATGCCAAATCGAATCCAAATCAACCGCAGGCCAAATCCCCATTGAATTTCTACCGATCACCGACGGGGGCGCAGCAGAAGATCAGCAGGAGTGGCCCCACGCCCGGTGGCAACAAGAGCTCGTCCTTCCTGAACGCTCTAAAGGCTATCAAACAGACATCCGCCCGGGAATTGTCCCGAGGAGCAGCACATCCTTACCAGCGGCCAAATGGAGGGAACGAAAGAAACAAGCCCACTCTTTCACTGTGTTCGGATAAGGAGAAACCTGTGGCTGTGCTACTCGGAAACTCCATCACGTGCAATCTCTACTTGGTCAGCACACATCGGTTTGCTGCCCAAACCTCGGGATAT contains the following coding sequences:
- the LOC6613406 gene encoding serine protease 1, yielding MKLFLTVLAVAIACAAAQPEKVKPVPLKDAVLGSGPGSIEGRITNGYPAHEGKVPYIVGLGFSSGSGGWWCGGSIIGNTWVITAAHCTHGASSVTIYYGALWRLQAQYTHTVGSGNFRQHSNYNTNNLNNDISLINTPHVDFWHLVNKVELPNGNERYNNFAGWWALASGWGRPCDNCGVSDYLNCVDSQIITRDECSSVYGTDVVTDNVICTSTPGGKSTCAGDSGGPLVLHDGSKLVGVTSFVAANGCTSGLPDGFTRVTSYLDWIRDHTGISY
- the LOC6613407 gene encoding LOW QUALITY PROTEIN: serine protease 1 (The sequence of the model RefSeq protein was modified relative to this genomic sequence to represent the inferred CDS: inserted 1 base in 1 codon; deleted 1 base in 1 codon), which encodes MEVWRRPRVKVFVVLALALAAVSAETVQQVHPKDLPKDTKINGRIVNGYPATEGKAPXTVDLGFSGNGGWWCGGSIIAHDWVLTAAHCTNGASQVTVYYGATWRTNAQFTHTIGSGNFIQNHNWPNQNGNDIALIHTPHVDFWHMVNKVELPSFNDRYNMYDNWWAVACGWGLTTAGSQPDWMECVDLQIVSNSECSRTYGNQPDGILCVSTSGGKSTCSGDSGGPLVLHDGGRLVGVTSWVSGNGCTAGLPSGFTRVTNQLDWIRDNSGVAYY